One window from the genome of Musa acuminata AAA Group cultivar baxijiao chromosome BXJ1-4, Cavendish_Baxijiao_AAA, whole genome shotgun sequence encodes:
- the LOC103982711 gene encoding glucan endo-1,3-beta-glucosidase 11, translating to MAPLPSCPAQLGITTPAPPPQLLSSALIIALPSILFRRHSPTFLLCGPSSTLLRHRRSSMALHRSKPPLLIILLLLIALVVPSAATSAALVGVNYGRVGDNLPPSETVPRLLASIGVGRVRLYDADTAVLRAFANTGVELVVGMPDRCLPPVAADPAEALAWARAHVQAFVPAVKIVAVTVGNEVLTGANASGLAHCIVPAMENLHGALASLGLDRDVAVTSAHSLAVLATPSYPPSGAVFRPDLLPYVRPLLAFHGRTGSPFFVNAYPYFAYVSDPSGVALEYALLDQGSAAFTDPATGLRYGNLLHAQVDAVYHAIAAAASPSSKGGGVEVRVSETGWPSAGDANETGATPENAARYNGNLMRLVAGQKGTPLVPGTPIRAYVFALFNENQKAGPSSERNYGLFKPDGTPAYQLVGVSMHQGSNSTSTSTSTDGIGGNGDGDGEASTTGPDGESGFFSISAASPDWQCRAATSAAIAGASVFLKLL from the exons ATGGCTCCTCTCCCTTCTTGTCCCGCCCAGCTGGGAATCACCACCCCCGCCCCCCCTCCTCAATTGCTTTCTTCTGCTCTCATAATTGCGCTACCCTCTATTCTGTTCCGCCGTCACTCCCCAACCTTTCTTCTTTGTGGCCCGAGCTCTACATTGCTGCGCCACCGCCGAAGCTCGATGGCCCTGCATCGTTCTAAGCCGCCATTGCTcattattctcctcctcctcatcgccCTGGTGGTCCCTTCCGCTGCCACATCTGCTGCCCTGGTCGGCGTCAACTACGGACGGGTGGGCGACAACCTGCCCCCGTCCGAGACCGTGCCCCGCCTCCTGGCCTCCATCGGCGTCGGCCGCGTCCGCCTCTACGACGCCGACACCGCCGTCCTCCGCGCGTTCGCCAACACCGGCGTCGAGCTCGTCGTCGGCATGCCCGACCGCTGCCTCCCACCCGTGGCCGCTGACCCGGCCGAGGCTCTTGCCTGGGCCCGCGCCCACGTTCAGGCCTTCGTCCCCGCCGTCAAGATCGTGGCAGTCACCGTCGGCAACGAGGTCCTCACCGGCGCCAACGCCTCCGGCCTCGCCCACTGCATCGTCCCGGCCATGGAGAACCTCCACGGCGCCCTCGCGTCCCTCGGCCTCGACCGCGATGTCGCCGTCACCTCGGCCCACTCCCTTGCGGTCCTCGCCACGCCTTCCTATCCGCCCTCCGGCGCGGTCTTCCGCCCGGACCTCCTCCCCTACGTTCGCCCCCTCCTCGCCTTCCACGGCCGCACTGGCTCCCCCTTCTTCGTCAACGCCTACCCCTACTTCGCCTACGTGAGCGATCCATCCGGCGTCGCACTCGAGTACGCCCTCCTCGACCAGGGGTCTGCCGCCTTCACCGACCCGGCCACTGGCCTCCGCTACGGCAACCTGCTCCACGCTCAGGTCGACGCCGTGTACCACGCCATCGCGGCCGCAGCGTCGCCTTCCTCGAAGGGTGGCGGGGTTGAGGTGCGGGTGTCGGAGACGGGGTGGCCGTCCGCGGGCGACGCCAACGAGACGGGGGCGACGCCTGAGAACGCGGCGCGGTACAACGGCAACCTGATGCGGCTGGTGGCGGGGCAGAAGGGGACGCCGCTGGTCCCCGGGACGCCGATCCGGGCCTACGTCTTCGCCCTCTTCAACGAGAACCAGAAGGCGGGACCGTCCTCCGAGCGCAACTACGGCCTCTTCAAGCCTGACGGCACCCCGGCCTACCAGCTCGTCGGTGTCTCGATGCACCAGGGTAGCaattccacctccacctccacctccaccgatGGTATCGGCGGcaacggcgacggcgacggcgaggcCTCGACAACAGGGCCGGACGGGGAGTCCGGGTTCTTCAGCATCTCCGCCGCGTCACCG GATTGGCAGTGCCGGGCGGCGACATCGGCGGCTATCGCAGGAGCAAGTGTGTTCTTGAAATTACTCTGA
- the LOC135668788 gene encoding proline-rich protein 4-like, with protein MGTPPHLKTVLFGLCSVFVAVGFASAATQTETLVSVVGATECLDCAQKSIKTENAVKGLRVAVKCKVSDEQYETKATGELDSNGNFEVKLPSELLLDNGDLKHECFAQLHNTSNAPCPDKNNALNPSKLILKSKDEGKHTFVAASGKLSFSSATCASATFYPCPPLAWKKKHPKLHMPHYKFPPKSHYHPHPVYSPPTYNPPAPVHKAPSGGYYQPPAPMHKPPSGGYYNPPAAPVYKPSPMPHHEHPTIKYHPMPKKTLPHMKHIPHFHHDHPKYNKPSSPPAKVHSKP; from the exons ATGGGAACTCCGCCGCACCTCAAAACCGTTTTGTTCGGTTTGTGTTCAGTCTTTGTGGCCGTCGGATTCGCAAGCGCTGCAACGCAGACTGAGACGCTGGTCTCTGTCGTCGGTGCTACCGAATGCTTGGACTGTGCGCAGAAGAGTATCAAGACTGAGAACGCTGTCAAAG GACTACGTGTAGCCGTCAAGTGCAAGGTGAGCGACGAGCAGTACGAAACCAAAGCCACGGGCGAGCTCGACAGCAACGGAAACTTCGAGGTGAAGCTCCCGAGCGAGCTTCTCCTCGACAACGGCGACCTGAAGCACGAGTGCTTCGCGCAGCTCCACAACACCTCCAACGCACCTTGCCCTGACAAGAACAACGCCCTCAACCCTTCCAAGCTGATCCTCAAGTCCAAGGACGAGGGAAAGCACACGTTCGTTGCGGCGTCCGGGAAGCTGTCGTTCTCGTCGGCCACCTGCGCGTCGGCCACCTTCTACCCCTGCCCTCCGCTGGCATGGAAAAAGAAGCACCCCAAGTTACATATGCCACACTACAAATTCCCACCCAAGTCTCACTACCACCCACACCCAGTTTACAGCCCCCCTACCTACAACCCACCTGCGCCGGTGCACAAGGCACCGTCAGGGGGATACTACCAACCACCTGCGCCGATGCACAAGCCGCCGTCAGGGGGATACTATAACCCACCTGCTGCGCCGGTCTACAAGCCGTCCCCGATGCCTCACCACGAGCACCCCACGATCAAGTACCATCCGATGCCCAAGAAGACGTTGCCTCACATGAAACATATCCCGCATTTCCACCATGACCACCCCAAGTACAACAAGCCGAGCTCCCCACCGGCCAAAGTGCACAGCAAGCCGTAG
- the LOC103983428 gene encoding myb-related protein Zm38 has protein sequence MVRSPCCEKAHIKRGAWTREEDHLLIAYIRAHGEGCWRSLPMAAGLLRCGKSCCLRWINYLRPGLRRGIFTMKEDELIIKLHSRLSNRWSLIAARLPGRTDNEIKNHWNTHVRRKLLSRGTDPATHRRLIHEEKDTGRLLPYKQEKISRRSSSNREGSWNIQGYRCPYLNLDLCLSPPSQKP, from the exons ATGGTGAGGTCTCCATGCTGTGAGAAGGCCCACATCAAAAGAGGAGCGTGGACTAGGGAGGAAGACCACCTCCTCATAGCCTACATCCGTGCCCATGGAGAGGGGTGCTGGCGCTCGCTCCCCATGGCGGCCGGCCTTCTCCGGTGCGGCAAGAGTTGTTGCCTGCGTTGGATCAATTACCTACGGCCCGGTCTCAGGCGCGGCATCTTCACCATGAAAGAGGATGAGCTCATCATCAAGCTCCATAGCCGTCTCAGTAATAG ATGGTCGCTCATAGCTGCAAGGTTGCCAGGAAGAACGGACAATGAGATAAAGAACCACTGGAACACGCACGTCAGGAGGAAATTGTTGAGTCGAGGGACAGACCCAGCAACGCACCGTCGACTGATCCATGAGGAGAAAGATACAGGGCGGCTTCTTCCATATAAGCAAGAGAAGATTagcagaagaagcagcagcaacagGGAGGGGTCATGGAACATACAGGGCTATAGGTGTCCATACCTGAATCTAGACTTGTGTTTAAGCCCTCCATCACAGAAgccatga
- the LOC103982708 gene encoding GDSL esterase/lipase At3g14820-like isoform X1, producing the protein MALLSWLGHVISTSSSVLILFLFQFHLARAQPSNSTAPAVPAVIAFGDSIVDPGNNNVLLTIVKSNFPPYGRDFAGHVPTGRFSNGKISADFIASMLGVKELLPAYHGTNLGLKDLATGVSFASAGTGYDPLTSAVTLVTPMWKQLEFFKEYKRTLTGNLGEKKLTRLLSGSLFIVCAGSNDVVAYFSNPIQQLSHGISSYAEFLIQSASRFLQDLVGLGARKVGVVGIPPVGCMPSQRLVGGGLSGDCAADRNQLAQTYNAKLNVELQRLNSNLQGSKLFYVDVYSIFLDFIQCPWKYGFEVSKLGCCGTGTVEVAELCNVLSTTCRNASEYVFWDSYHPTQRANELLIEMLIQKYANFIK; encoded by the exons ATGGCACTCCTCTCGTGGCTAGGGCATGTGATTTCCACCTCTTCCTCCGTCCTCATCCTCTTCCTGTTTCAGTTTCACCTCGCACGGGCCCAACCTTCCAACTCCACGGCACCAGCAGTGCCGGCTGTCATCGCCTTCGGGGACTCCATCGTCGATCCTGGCAACAACAACGTCCTCCTGACCATCGTCAAGAGCAACTTCCCACCTTACGGCCGGGATTTCGCCGGGCATGTGCCCACCGGCAGGTTCTCCAACGGAAAGATCAGTGCAGACTTCATAG CTTCTATGCTCGGAGTCAAGGAGCTGTTGCCGGCTTACCATGGCACCAACCTTGGACTCAAAGACCTCGCTACCGGTGTAAGCTTTGCTTCAGCTGGAACTGGATACGATCCTCTCACGTCAGCAGTGACG TTAGTCACACCCATGTGGAAGCAACTGGAGTTCTTCAAAGAGTACAAGAGAACGTTGACGGGAAATCTGGGAGAGAAGAAGTTGACGAGGCTCCTTTCCGGCAGTCTGTTCATCGTTTGTGCAGGATCCAACGATGTGGTTGCGTACTTCAGCAATCCGATACAGCAGCTCAGCCATGGCATAAGTTCCTACGCGGAGTTCTTGATCCAAAGTGCTTCAAGATTTCTCCAG GATTTGGTTGGTCTCGGAGCAAGAAAGGTGGGTGTTGTAGGAATTCCACCAGTTGGATGCATGCCATCACAAAGACTTGTGGGTGGTGGACTCTCCGGGGATTGTGCAGCGGATCGGAACCAGTTAGCACAGACTTACAACGCAAAGCTGAACGTGGAGCTACAGAGGCTTAATTCCAACCTCCAAGGATCAAAGCTGTTCTACGTTGATGTCTACTCCATCTTTCTTGACTTTATCCAGTGTCCTTGGAAGTATG GATTTGAAGTTTCCAAGTTGGGCTGCTGTGGCACCGGAACTGTGGAGGTGGCCGAGCTGTGTAATGTTCTAAGCACGACCTGTAGAAATGCTTCGGAGTATGTCTTCTGGGATAGCTACC
- the LOC103982708 gene encoding GDSL esterase/lipase At1g20120-like isoform X2 produces the protein MALLSWLGHVISTSSSVLILFLFQFHLARAQPSNSTAPAVPAVIAFGDSIVDPGNNNVLLTIVKSNFPPYGRDFAGHVPTGRFSNGKISADFIASMLGVKELLPAYHGTNLGLKDLATGVSFASAGTGYDPLTSAVTLVTPMWKQLEFFKEYKRTLTGNLGEKKLTRLLSGSLFIVCAGSNDVVAYFSNPIQQLSHGISSYAEFLIQSASRFLQDLVGLGARKVGVVGIPPVGCMPSQRLVGGGLSGDCAADRNQLAQTYNAKLNVELQRLNSNLQGSKLFYVDVYSIFLDFIQCPWKI, from the exons ATGGCACTCCTCTCGTGGCTAGGGCATGTGATTTCCACCTCTTCCTCCGTCCTCATCCTCTTCCTGTTTCAGTTTCACCTCGCACGGGCCCAACCTTCCAACTCCACGGCACCAGCAGTGCCGGCTGTCATCGCCTTCGGGGACTCCATCGTCGATCCTGGCAACAACAACGTCCTCCTGACCATCGTCAAGAGCAACTTCCCACCTTACGGCCGGGATTTCGCCGGGCATGTGCCCACCGGCAGGTTCTCCAACGGAAAGATCAGTGCAGACTTCATAG CTTCTATGCTCGGAGTCAAGGAGCTGTTGCCGGCTTACCATGGCACCAACCTTGGACTCAAAGACCTCGCTACCGGTGTAAGCTTTGCTTCAGCTGGAACTGGATACGATCCTCTCACGTCAGCAGTGACG TTAGTCACACCCATGTGGAAGCAACTGGAGTTCTTCAAAGAGTACAAGAGAACGTTGACGGGAAATCTGGGAGAGAAGAAGTTGACGAGGCTCCTTTCCGGCAGTCTGTTCATCGTTTGTGCAGGATCCAACGATGTGGTTGCGTACTTCAGCAATCCGATACAGCAGCTCAGCCATGGCATAAGTTCCTACGCGGAGTTCTTGATCCAAAGTGCTTCAAGATTTCTCCAG GATTTGGTTGGTCTCGGAGCAAGAAAGGTGGGTGTTGTAGGAATTCCACCAGTTGGATGCATGCCATCACAAAGACTTGTGGGTGGTGGACTCTCCGGGGATTGTGCAGCGGATCGGAACCAGTTAGCACAGACTTACAACGCAAAGCTGAACGTGGAGCTACAGAGGCTTAATTCCAACCTCCAAGGATCAAAGCTGTTCTACGTTGATGTCTACTCCATCTTTCTTGACTTTATCCAGTGTCCTTGGAA GATTTGA